One segment of Pasteurella skyensis DNA contains the following:
- a CDS encoding tetratricopeptide repeat protein, with amino-acid sequence MNDKNIFDKIEALQDLKRYRQAIQLCLNHIGYQNEHNDALHCRLIECYICLDDLKNAEKFTKQALAKYPNNSDFYFYYAQIFNQKKLYDYAIEYIDKALALEPNFANYWYWKADILDSQLEYLEAKECILKALKENSNDTDFLNLYAIILLNLDDDKYNTILDKILSIDPHNIDALRLKAALEKTWWKQKQAYLKTLKLNPFDDTLHSLLKKNKLEFIAFFSSLFISLAILLTNLYFNVPVIANISLVLILIISLMPLVLYKIVYLFIFIAWFYVFYDTHQPVLSIIALSVHTYVSKLVLMIIKGTFLLISEYLTQLKNSREYKPKVNPKEFILAKIPFIVSVLIVGFYFLHIPQQSLKWTLYTALPFLLFFIQMGFDFKQLKKETINIIVTYGFLAFFNLIINGFYQPLAEISFEWVAYTLSILLTILIVYLIDFRDDDISSKNEENK; translated from the coding sequence ATGAACGATAAAAATATTTTTGACAAAATCGAAGCTCTTCAAGATCTGAAAAGATATCGACAAGCTATTCAATTATGCTTAAACCATATTGGTTACCAAAATGAACATAATGATGCTTTACACTGTCGATTGATAGAATGTTATATTTGTTTAGATGATCTAAAAAATGCGGAAAAATTTACCAAACAAGCCTTAGCAAAATATCCAAATAATTCAGACTTTTATTTTTACTATGCTCAAATTTTCAATCAAAAAAAGCTTTATGATTATGCGATTGAATATATTGATAAAGCTCTTGCTCTGGAACCTAATTTTGCTAATTATTGGTATTGGAAAGCAGATATTTTAGATAGCCAGCTAGAGTATTTAGAAGCGAAGGAGTGTATTTTAAAAGCCTTAAAAGAGAACAGTAATGATACTGATTTTTTAAATCTTTATGCAATAATTTTATTAAACCTTGATGATGATAAATATAATACTATTTTAGATAAAATTTTAAGTATTGATCCTCATAATATAGATGCTTTAAGACTTAAAGCTGCACTAGAAAAAACGTGGTGGAAACAGAAACAAGCCTATTTAAAAACCTTAAAACTCAATCCTTTTGATGACACTTTACATTCATTACTTAAAAAAAATAAACTTGAATTTATTGCCTTTTTTTCCTCTTTATTTATCTCATTAGCAATTTTATTAACTAATTTATATTTTAATGTTCCAGTGATTGCAAATATATCACTTGTTTTAATTTTAATTATCAGCTTAATGCCCTTGGTGTTATATAAAATAGTTTATTTGTTTATTTTTATTGCGTGGTTTTATGTTTTTTATGATACTCATCAACCAGTATTAAGTATCATTGCATTAAGTGTACATACCTATGTATCTAAATTGGTTTTAATGATTATTAAAGGAACTTTTCTTCTTATTTCTGAATATCTCACGCAATTAAAAAATAGCCGTGAATACAAGCCTAAAGTTAATCCAAAAGAATTTATTTTAGCAAAAATCCCTTTTATTGTTTCAGTGCTAATCGTCGGATTTTATTTTTTACATATACCACAACAAAGCTTAAAATGGACACTATATACTGCTCTGCCCTTTTTATTATTTTTTATCCAAATGGGATTTGATTTTAAACAACTTAAAAAAGAAACTATAAATATCATTGTTACTTACGGATTTTTAGCCTTTTTTAACTTAATTATCAATGGGTTTTATCAGCCATTAGCTGAAATTTCCTTTGAATGGGTTGCTTATACTCTCTCTATATTATTAACAATACTTATCGTCTATCTGATTGATTTTAGAGATGATGATATATCGTCAAAAAATGAAGAAAACAAATAA
- the hemW gene encoding radical SAM family heme chaperone HemW — protein MNITLPPLSLYLHIPWCVQKCPYCDFNSHAQKGIIPEEDYIQHLLKDLHQDLIRHQTAIQQRKLHSIFIGGGTPSLFSPQSIAYLLNEIKQLIDFDENIEITLEANPGTAEAERFIGYAEGGINRLSMGIQSFEPEKLLKLGRIHDGNEAKQAVRFAQHSAKFGLKSFNIDLMHGLPNQSVDQALSDLKQAVELSPPHLSWYQLTIEPNTLYYYRPPALPCDDELWDIFEQGHQILTNAGYEQYETSAYAKKGFQCKHNLNYWRFGDYLAIGCGSHGKISYSNGDIYRFNKTKHPKGYMRGEYLYQENQIEIDDRSFEYFMNRFRLLEATPKIEFEQYTGLNRNSVTQEIGKAIEKGYIIDTTNHWQITHKGKLFLNELLTIFLK, from the coding sequence ATGAACATTACTCTTCCTCCTTTAAGCCTCTATCTCCATATCCCTTGGTGTGTGCAAAAATGCCCTTATTGTGATTTTAACTCACACGCTCAAAAAGGAATTATTCCCGAAGAGGATTATATTCAGCATTTGTTAAAAGATTTACATCAGGATCTAATCCGTCATCAAACTGCGATACAACAACGTAAACTACACTCTATTTTTATTGGTGGGGGAACGCCGAGTCTGTTTTCACCGCAATCTATTGCATATTTACTCAATGAAATTAAGCAGTTAATTGATTTTGATGAAAATATTGAAATTACGTTAGAAGCAAATCCGGGTACTGCAGAGGCAGAGCGTTTTATTGGTTATGCTGAAGGGGGGATTAATCGTCTTTCTATGGGTATTCAAAGCTTTGAGCCTGAAAAATTATTAAAATTAGGACGTATTCACGATGGTAATGAGGCAAAACAAGCGGTACGATTTGCACAACATTCTGCAAAATTTGGTTTAAAAAGTTTTAATATCGATTTAATGCACGGTTTACCCAATCAATCTGTAGATCAAGCATTAAGCGATCTAAAACAAGCCGTTGAACTCTCCCCGCCTCATTTATCTTGGTATCAACTGACTATTGAACCAAATACCTTATATTATTATCGCCCACCTGCGCTACCCTGTGACGATGAATTGTGGGATATTTTTGAGCAAGGACATCAAATTTTAACAAACGCAGGTTATGAACAATATGAAACCTCTGCTTATGCAAAAAAAGGCTTTCAATGTAAACATAATTTAAACTACTGGCGATTTGGTGATTATCTTGCGATAGGTTGTGGCTCTCACGGTAAAATCAGTTATTCTAATGGTGATATTTATCGTTTTAATAAAACAAAGCATCCAAAAGGCTATATGCGTGGTGAGTATTTATATCAAGAAAATCAAATAGAAATTGATGACCGATCATTTGAATATTTTATGAATCGTTTTCGTTTACTAGAAGCTACACCTAAAATCGAATTTGAGCAATACACAGGATTAAATCGCAACAGCGTCACGCAAGAAATTGGAAAAGCCATTGAAAAAGGCTATATAATAGACACAACTAACCACTGGCAAATTACCCATAAGGGAAAATTGTTTTTAAATGAGCTTTTAACGATTTTTTTGAAATAA
- a CDS encoding HAD family hydrolase has product MFILDIDGCITDGKGQPIDLISLNQLKQQIHKAEQGTMLCTGRSALYVEAIAQMLDLKTWCICENGAYIYHTETEEIIYNPNITPETKQHLKEIQEILTTLPEFANISKIELGKEICISLNPIGVSIEYLYNLILDKVDLKGVHIAHSTTAVDITPLNVNKGNTLLWLSKEFNINLKDAISVGDTMGDISFMELCKQKACPNNASQQVKDIVDFVAKSTSTKGLIEIYQYYLLRK; this is encoded by the coding sequence ATGTTTATTTTAGATATTGATGGCTGTATTACTGATGGAAAAGGACAACCTATTGATTTAATTTCTTTAAATCAATTAAAACAACAGATACACAAAGCAGAGCAGGGAACAATGTTATGCACTGGACGTTCTGCGCTTTATGTTGAAGCAATCGCACAAATGTTAGATTTGAAAACTTGGTGTATTTGTGAAAATGGGGCTTATATTTACCATACAGAAACGGAAGAGATTATTTATAATCCTAATATAACACCTGAAACAAAACAGCATTTAAAAGAAATTCAAGAAATTTTAACAACACTGCCTGAGTTTGCGAATATCTCTAAAATTGAACTAGGCAAAGAAATATGCATTAGCCTAAATCCGATAGGAGTTAGTATTGAGTATTTGTATAACCTAATTTTAGATAAAGTTGATCTGAAAGGTGTTCATATCGCACATTCAACAACGGCAGTTGATATTACACCTCTGAATGTTAATAAAGGAAATACATTATTATGGTTGTCCAAAGAATTTAATATAAACCTTAAAGATGCTATTTCGGTAGGGGATACGATGGGAGATATTAGTTTTATGGAACTTTGTAAACAAAAAGCTTGCCCTAATAATGCAAGTCAGCAAGTGAAAGATATTGTTGATTTTGTTGCTAAATCTACAAGCACGAAAGGACTTATTGAAATTTATCAATATTATTTATTGAGAAAATAA
- a CDS encoding IS30 family transposase: protein MYKQLTLEQIYQISYGLQHKHSYRQIAKVVGCSATTIFNEVKRNTGTRGYNPRGANKMCRQRHRRKRKKITITPQVWSIIYFYLKKRFSPEQICYTVSKIKELGISPRGIYAYIKRHFHRKDEVYKYLRRGNKKYRKRSKSVGAIIRKIPNRVSIHDRPKEIETKEELEHWEADTIQGKGHHTGILTLVERKTAYTVIVKLEGKNARCLAKRCISTLLPYKEKVKSITFDNGVEFFSHEKIANELECKTYFADPNSPWQRGLNENTNGLIRQYFPKGTDLKSVAQEELDIVERELNLRPRKRRGFHSPSELF from the coding sequence ATGTATAAACAACTGACTTTAGAACAAATATACCAGATTTCTTACGGATTGCAACATAAACATAGTTATAGACAAATAGCTAAAGTTGTTGGCTGTAGTGCTACAACTATTTTTAATGAGGTAAAACGTAATACAGGCACTAGAGGTTATAATCCTCGTGGTGCGAATAAAATGTGTCGTCAAAGACATCGTAGGAAACGAAAGAAAATAACAATCACACCTCAAGTTTGGTCTATTATTTATTTTTACTTAAAGAAGAGATTTAGTCCTGAACAAATTTGCTATACAGTTTCTAAAATTAAAGAGCTTGGCATTAGCCCCAGAGGTATTTATGCATATATAAAACGGCATTTTCATCGTAAAGATGAGGTTTATAAATATCTACGGCGAGGCAATAAAAAATATCGTAAAAGAAGTAAGTCGGTAGGAGCAATCATTAGAAAAATACCCAATAGAGTATCTATTCATGATAGACCTAAAGAAATAGAAACAAAAGAAGAATTGGAGCATTGGGAAGCAGATACAATACAAGGAAAAGGGCATCATACAGGAATATTAACTTTAGTTGAGAGAAAAACGGCTTATACAGTAATTGTAAAATTAGAAGGTAAAAATGCCCGTTGTTTAGCAAAGCGTTGCATTAGTACTTTATTGCCTTATAAAGAAAAAGTTAAATCAATAACTTTTGATAATGGTGTTGAATTTTTCTCTCACGAAAAGATAGCAAATGAGTTAGAATGTAAAACCTACTTTGCAGATCCTAATAGTCCTTGGCAAAGAGGATTAAATGAAAATACAAATGGATTAATCCGTCAGTATTTTCCAAAAGGAACTGATTTAAAATCAGTTGCACAAGAGGAATTAGATATAGTGGAAAGAGAGCTTAATCTTCGTCCTAGAAAACGACGAGGATTTCACTCTCCTTCTGAGTTATTTTAA
- a CDS encoding ATP-binding protein, which translates to MKKSEQKYQRSNEVLANKDDFKEEQEMDEVLAQGEKSFLFQKDLKLNFDDVAGLDELKKKANMKIIMPFKKPELFQKYNKKVGGGILMYGAPGCGKTFFAKAIAGECNATFFHVSINEILDMWLGNSEKNIAALFKQAREHKPAIIFIDELDALGGKRESNHASRASVINTFLAELDGFDTDNEGILVIGATNAPWEVDNAFKRTGRFDTMFFVTPPDESSRSKLFELLLKNIPHKDIDYGKLAQETNFYSGADIKGIVDKTTEVVLDEILEIGKERDIVTEDLLGVIATTNSTVLHWFELVENVLDYANETGEYDEVEEFVQFNKPNKPKKKRLMGFL; encoded by the coding sequence ATGAAAAAAAGTGAACAAAAATATCAAAGAAGTAATGAAGTTTTAGCAAATAAGGATGACTTTAAAGAAGAGCAAGAAATGGACGAAGTATTAGCTCAAGGTGAAAAAAGCTTTCTCTTTCAAAAAGATTTGAAGTTAAATTTTGATGACGTTGCAGGGCTTGATGAATTAAAGAAAAAAGCCAATATGAAAATTATTATGCCCTTTAAAAAACCTGAACTTTTTCAAAAATATAACAAAAAAGTCGGTGGTGGGATCTTAATGTATGGTGCTCCAGGCTGTGGTAAAACCTTTTTTGCCAAAGCGATTGCGGGCGAATGTAATGCCACTTTCTTCCACGTTAGTATTAATGAAATTCTGGATATGTGGCTAGGTAATAGTGAAAAGAATATTGCAGCCCTTTTTAAACAAGCCAGAGAACACAAACCAGCTATTATTTTTATTGATGAATTAGATGCACTAGGTGGTAAACGTGAATCTAACCACGCTAGCCGAGCCAGTGTAATCAACACTTTTCTGGCAGAACTTGACGGTTTTGATACCGATAATGAGGGTATTTTGGTGATCGGTGCAACTAATGCCCCTTGGGAAGTGGATAACGCTTTCAAACGAACAGGACGTTTTGATACGATGTTTTTTGTGACACCTCCCGATGAATCATCTCGATCAAAACTGTTTGAGCTTTTACTAAAAAATATTCCCCACAAAGATATTGATTATGGCAAATTAGCCCAAGAAACAAATTTCTATTCAGGTGCGGATATCAAAGGGATTGTTGATAAAACCACAGAAGTAGTTTTAGATGAAATTCTTGAAATAGGCAAAGAGCGTGACATTGTGACGGAAGATTTGCTTGGAGTGATTGCCACAACAAATTCAACTGTACTCCATTGGTTTGAACTGGTGGAAAATGTACTAGATTATGCCAATGAAACGGGCGAATATGATGAAGTGGAAGAATTTGTACAGTTTAATAAGCCAAATAAACCTAAAAAGAAAAGATTGATGGGCTTTTTGTAG